In the Triticum aestivum cultivar Chinese Spring chromosome 2B, IWGSC CS RefSeq v2.1, whole genome shotgun sequence genome, GAAACTGAGTGCCCtgaatttgagagttcaaatttcGACTGTTGTTGCGCCGCGTGCCAgctgtcgagtggatccttatcctaaCAACGGTCGAATGAGAGAAGGACATTTATGACAATTCATGTCGGGCtgcccctggctataaatagcctccccctacAACCACTTGTTCGTTCGCTgcccgagagaacttgacacttgtcataagagagcaacccatcctctgacgaTTTTGGGAGAATCCTAAGAGAGGAAAAacccagagccaaagtgattgagcatcactgaaaagATTGATCTATGTGATCCAAcgcctgttacctttgaagacagttattcttccagatggttagacgtcaagttctgagtacaccaagagtcattgtggtgtgcCGGTGAATAAGTTTGTGAatgttttggaagtctaccttgaagacttaccatgatTGATTGGACGAGATCTGCATGTCTTAGTTCAAgaggaatacgatgaggactgtgtgtcctctgaGTTGGGACTCAGCTGTCGTGGGAACTTTCGAAAATAGTAAGGGGTAGGGTAAAGGTgaatgatctatcgagatgcaaacAGGTGACACGAATGATTTTAGCGACTTCAGGCCTCTcatggtggagataacaaccctacgtatCATGCTCCAGAGAGGCTTTCTTTTATCTGTCAAGAACACCGGGTTACATTGTGtatttgagagagaggggggagaacagATCTCCATgtctgagctaagtcctgagactattGGTGAGGGGAAGAGAGATGAGAGCTAGGGCCATCCTAGCTACATAGTGGGGGTGGGTTATATAGAGTACGCCACCCCCCTCATCTCTTATATTACAAAGTGGGGCATTGATGCCATAATGTCATAATACTACTAGGATGATGCTTCGACTGCCTTGACGACTGTTAGTCTTTGCATATCCGAGTGAGTCATACTGCCGAGTGGTTGcatgtcatccgagtggatggtacaTCGGTAcgtccgagtggatagtatgtctgaatgagatttatctggacccacacctcatgtgtggaccccatgctttatgatattttTACCCtttgtgggcctacctgttatgtgtatccccaacattagcccccgaatcgattgcgattttgcagaatGAGTTTGTGAAAGACACAATTTGGCCCGAGTCATTACGGTAATACTCGATACCCATCATCGTCCTTTCaaacaaccaaggtttgaacaaaatctcaatggattctggCAATGCTCTTCCTGACCGATCTGGGGTAAGTGGGCGCGAGGAGAAACATGGTGACAATCGTTCATCTCTCGGAAGAGGTATACTCATGATCCGAGTATGGAAGTGTCATTAAATCTGGGCAACCAGATTGATGCATGGACCGCTCTCTCGGAGATATGCCATTCTTATCCtggaggaacgtcaatacgagtcggctCTAGATCCAAACTTATGGGTTTCACCCTTCAATTCCTAGAAGAAGGCTCGAAACGGGTCCATAGAGGAGtgttaaactcaccttatagcaattttttGAGTGATCTGGAGCTAGTCCTGCACCGAGTAACTGATTACTAGAAATTTTGTTCTGTGGGTGCACGATCAGCGCACCCATAGGGTGTAGCCCGCGAGACTCTGACTGTTTACCTGTTATGTTTATTCCCAACATCAACCGCCTCACCCAGACGTACAGTTGATGCAGCAACTGGAACCGGTCTACCAAATTTCATTGTCCTCACCGAGCCAACCTGGTTTTAAATTCCTCAACCCTCTCTTTACTTTATTCCGCTGCTAAAGAATTTGTGATCTGTGTTCTGACGAATTTGAAATGAAGAGTTTCATCACGCtatctttcatttcctcagttcatTTTCTTCAAGCGTGTATGAATatatgattgcatgttcttcactCTCACATATCCTGATTGCATGTACTCTGATTCTGTGATGTCTTAGCTTCCCTTTCACTCTAATCTTCGTCAAATTCTTCAGAGTTTGACAaatttctaaaaatctcccattcaccccccccctATGGGAGTTAACCTGCGCTTTCAAAGCATCCTTGGATTAGAAACGGCACGGCTGGAAACATGCGCCACCAATTGAAGATGCAACGACATAAGGAAAACTGCTGCCATGGCAGCCGAAGGTGCCACATGGACCAATCAAAGGGGAAGAGTGCGTCATCGAACGTCCAACTCGGATTCGCCAACCAGCTCGCAGGTTCGTGGGCCAAATATGGGATAATGCCATTATAAGCAAGGCATGGAAGGAGTGAAGCATCCTTGGATCAGAAATGACACGGCTGAAAACAAGTGCCACCAACTGAAGATGCAACGACATCAAGGAAAAGTGATGCCATGGCAACCGAAGGTGCCACATGGACCAATCAAGGGGAAGGGCGCGTCATCGAACGTCCAACTCAGATTTGCGAGCCAGCTCGCAAGTTCGTGCCCATAATGGGGTAATGACATAAAACACAAGGCGTGGAACGAGCAAAGCATCCCCGGATTAGAAACGACACGGCTGGAAAGCAGCCACACCGATTGAAGATGCAACGACATCAAGGGAAAGTGTTGTCATGGCAGCCGATGGTGCCACATTGACCAATCAAGGGGAAGGGCGCGTCATCGAACGTCCAACTCGGATTCGCGAGCCAGCTAGCAGGTTCGTGGGCCCAAAATGGGTTAACGCTATAAAAAGCAGGGCGGTGAAGGAGTGAACCATCCTTGGATCAGAAACGGCACGACTGCTTTACTTTgtgtttctttcttctttccgaGTCGTATTCGAGACCTGGTGTGTGTAAACGAAAGAGAGAGAACTATAGTACCTAACACCAATGTTCatggtccatttcctccattgATAGCTAATATTGTTTTTTTTTGACAGGTAGTAGCTAATTGGTGGGAGGGGAACGGTGGGGTTTTCCGGAGCTTCGATGCATCTAAGGTGGGGACCTCGTCGGCGTTCCCCCCGGCTGCTAGCCCAAGGCGGCGGACCGGATCTCATCAGTgacctccccgacgacctcctcctcctcgtcctcgccggCCTACCCTGCGTCAGCGCTGCCGCGCGCACCGGGGTCCTCTCCCGCCGGTGGCGCAGCCTCTGGCCCAGCCTCCGCCAGATCGTCTTCAGCGACGTCCCGTTCCACTCGCTCGAAGCGGTGCTCGACCGCTTACCTCGACCCCTGCCCGTGGTTTCCCTCATCAAAATCCGCTTCCCCAACGAGCGGCTACCATGGCCGATCCCCGAGGAGCGCCTGGTCGACGCTGCCAGCGTCAACTCGTTGCTCCGCGCCGCCGCGCGGCTCGAGCCGGAGGAGTTCGAGTTTGAGCTCCCCACGAACTTACTCGACGGTCCGCTCATCGTCGACCTGCCTTGCTTCCACCGCGCCACCTCCATCCTGCTGGACCTTCACCCCGTCGACGTCATCCTCCACGTGCCAACCGGCGTCGAGTTCCCCGCACTCGAGGAGCTGCACCTGTGGGCATGCACCGCCGACATTGACGCCTTGCCCTCCTGCTCCCCGCGCTTGCGCACGCTCTGCCTGAGTAACGTTTATTCCGACAACGACGACCTCGCTGTGAGCGCCACGCTTGCGGTCAGCTCGGCGTCGCTGCAGGAGCTTGTCCTGCTTCAAACCGACTGGATGGATGGCGTCAACATCGTTGCCCCCACGCTTAGGCAATTGACCGTGTCTTTTCCGGCAATGGAGAAGGTCAGCATCTCGGTCTTGGCACCAATGGTGGAGATGGTCGCGTGGAGATGCTGCTACTTCGAGCTGTCCATCGTGTTCGGTGTTTGGCGACTCGAGCAGGTGACTCTGCAGACGGCTGAGAGACCAGGACAGCTGCCTTCGCTGCAGATTCATGCCAGCGCCGTACGTCCTTCTCCCACTCAACTTATAGCAAGCTCTGACCAAACTAAATGTGTGAATGATACATATCGTACCAAATTGTTTTTCCAGAATCCTATTTTTGTCAGTGAAGAGGAGACATTTATGCACGAGATAGAGAAGCATATGTTTgccgagttttctgttttggagcTACATCTCGAAACAAATGGACATGTGTTTGGAGCGCTCGCGTTTCATGTCCTAGGGATGAATAGAATTTGTAGTGCTATGCAGAAGCTTAAGGTCATTCTACAGAGATCATCGGTAATTTTCTGCTCTGATTACATACTCTAATGATACATTGTGTATTAATCACATATAATGTTTTTTCTCACAAAAAATCACATACGATATTTTTCCCGAAAAAAGAAGTTCACATATATATTATATTTGGTTTTAGGTGAAAGAAGGATGCTCACCTCATTGTCCATGTGAGTCCACGGGGTGGAGATCCCAAACTATCTCCTTGACTCGAATCGAAGAAGTGGAGATCagtggttgtggaggagacgaTCATGACATTGATTTCTTGAAACTGATACTCAAATGTGCGCCAAGGCTCAAAAAAATGATTGTGAAGCTGTCAGATGGCGGGGCCTCATCAAGTGACGATGGATGCACAAACATATACAACATTTTCAAGGCTTATTCTTCCGTGGAACTCTGTTTATCTTAGCTCTGGTGAGTATGTTGTACACGCCTAATTAGCatgctttgtactccctccgttcctaaatatttgtttttttagagattttaaatgactaccacatacggatgtatatagacatattttaaagtgtagattcactaattttgctccgtatgtagtcacttgtcgaaatcactagaaagacaaatatttaggaacggagggagtagatgcaaCAAGGACATAACTACTAATCCTTGTAAAGTTTCATACTAAAGTCAAGTCGTCAGCTTTTTCATGTTGTGCAAACTCTCTAGTGTGGTTCAAATGTGGCATTGATAGGCCAACTATCTGATGCATACGCATCCCGGTTATTAGCTAAATATGCTTAACAGTGAATTTGTATGGGCAAACCCTCATATCTGTATCAAATAGGAGCTTAATGGTGTAGTGGGTGATAAACAGTTTGAATGTTTTTATGCAAGCTTACTTACCTAAGTTGCCCTTTTTATGCAGTTTTTATCAAAAAAATTGCTGACTATGCCCTTGTATTTTGCATCTGTATCCAGTGCGTAGCAAAAAGATAGTTTCTAGTTTATGTAAAGTTAGTTGTCCCATCTGAATTACACTGTCATAAAGATAGTTTCTAGGTTAAATTATGTTCGAGGAGtactttgtttttttttctctgcCTTTACTATGTATTACGTTTTATCTTCCAACGGCAACAAATTTACTCATACAATGACTATACATTTGCAGCACATTACGATGCTTACCAGAGTTTTTCAATTTGCAATCTCTGCAGGGTTAATGCTCAGCAGCCAAAACTCCCCCTCAGCATGATTGCCATGGTTATGCCTGGATCCGCGGTGCTCGTCGACATGATTATCCTTTCTAAGAACAACCAACTCTGTTACCTGGTCTTAAAATTTTGCTTTGTTGCTTCATCCGATTATCTTAGGTGTTGTTTTTCAGTGTGTGGTAGCTTTATATATGGCTGTAAGTGATGCACTCGTAGATAACTCCTGAATGGTTCCCGGGCCATTCAGGCATTCAGCTATCAAAGTTAATGCACTAAACCTGTGTCAGTCATGCACTCCAAAGCTAATGACAAGTTAAGCCTATGGTTTCAATTGCTTGTCGCTGTTTCATTTTGACGAGGCACTGTGTGTTTTCACAAAAAATAGATTGTGCAGCAGTAGATGTTCACTCTGCAGCTCATTacttatatatatatgaacaaaattagatTTCTGATTTGCTCACCCTCTGAACTTGAGAGTTGCTTTCGGTTCCCTCTGTTTCTTCAACTACTGCAATCGAGCCGATGGATCACAAGTCTCGGTCTTACAATCAGAAATCAATCAGATGTGCCTTCCCGTCTCCGATGGCCGGCTAGTCCTCCCTCCTTCTGTCCTTGATCCTCCGGCCTCTCCCTTGTCTGCTCTCCTTTTTCAGCCACCGGCCGCAACAATCATGAAGTCTAACTAGATTCATTTACAGGCATGAACCAAACAAAACAAGGATTTATCCATTACGTCCCGATACCAGCGTGATCTAATTCCTTTACCATTGACGTTACCACTCTCTAATCCAAACACCTCCTTAATGGTATCCTCCAACACAATTGCAACTATTCGACTTGAAGGAGCACAGCGAGTAAGGCCCGACTCAATCAGGCTATCAAGTTCATGGCGCCAGTACCAGCTTCAGTTTCAGACGCTAGCTCCTGCATTCCAACAAGTACTCCACCAGTTAATATTGTACGTACTTCTTAGGAAATGCGTGACTGAGCAGAAAGCCAGTTATACCAAGCATTACCAATCTATTAGTCCGTTGCCTTTTTTATCGCGATCGTCTTCCTCAGCAGTTGTCAGCCTCTCTCTTAGATCGACTGGGTCTGCCAAGTATTAACACCCTTTAGTATCACCCAAATAAGTATTAGTATTAACATTCATTTATTCACCTTTTATGTATAATGTCCTCTTAACAGTCAAAACATTTAAAAATGCGAGGGAAGGGCTAGTGCAGATTGGAAATCAAGAGCCTAAACTCAGACTAACATTTTTGAATGAGATCCTGGA is a window encoding:
- the LOC123042008 gene encoding FBD-associated F-box protein At5g22730-like encodes the protein MHLRWGPRRRSPRLLAQGGGPDLISDLPDDLLLLVLAGLPCVSAAARTGVLSRRWRSLWPSLRQIVFSDVPFHSLEAVLDRLPRPLPVVSLIKIRFPNERLPWPIPEERLVDAASVNSLLRAAARLEPEEFEFELPTNLLDGPLIVDLPCFHRATSILLDLHPVDVILHVPTGVEFPALEELHLWACTADIDALPSCSPRLRTLCLSNVYSDNDDLAVSATLAVSSASLQELVLLQTDWMDGVNIVAPTLRQLTVSFPAMEKVSISVLAPMVEMVAWRCCYFELSIVFGVWRLEQVTLQTAERPGQLPSLQIHASANPIFVSEEETFMHEIEKHMFAEFSVLELHLETNGHVFGALAFHVLGMNRICSAMQKLKVILQRSSVKEGCSPHCPCESTGWRSQTISLTRIEEVEISGCGGDDHDIDFLKLILKCAPRLKKMIVKLSDGGASSSDDGCTNIYNIFKAYSSVELCLS